Proteins encoded in a region of the Macaca mulatta isolate MMU2019108-1 chromosome X, T2T-MMU8v2.0, whole genome shotgun sequence genome:
- the LOC144338473 gene encoding acetylserotonin O-methyltransferase — protein MGSSGDDGYRLLNEYTNGFMVSQVLFAACELGVFDLLAEAPGPLDVAAVAAGVEASSHGTELLLDTCVSLKLLKVETRAGKAFYQNTELSSAYLTRVSPTSQCNLLKYMGRTSYRCWGHLADAVREGKNQYLQTFGVPAEDLFKAIYRSEGERLQFMQALQEVWSVNGRSVLTAFDLSGFPLMCDLGGGPGALAKECLSLYPGCKVTVFDVPEVVRTAKQHFSFPEEEEIHLQEGDFFKDPLPEADLYILARILHDWADGKCSHLLERVYHTCKPGGGILVIESLLDEDRRGPLLTQLYSLNMLVQTEGQERTPTHYHMLLSSAGFRDFQFKKTGAIYDAILVRK, from the exons GTTCTCTTTGCCGCTTGCGAGCTGGGGGTGTTCGACCTTCTCGCCGAGGCCCCAGGGCCCCTGGACGTGGCAGCAGTGGCTGCAGGTGTGGAGGCCAGCTCCCACGGGACAGAGCTCCTGCTGGACACCTGCGTGTCCCTGAAGCTGTTGAAAGTGGAGACGAGGGCAGGAAAAG cTTTCTATCAAAACACAGAGCTGTCCAGCGCCTACCTGACCAGGGTCAGCCCGACCTCACAATGCAACCTGCTAAAGTACATGGGCAGGACCAGTTACAGGTGCTGGGGCCACCTGGCAGATGCTGTGAG AGAAGGAAAGAACCAGTACCTGCAGACGTTTGGCGTTCCCGCTGAAGACCTTTTTAAAGCCATCTACAG GTCTGAGGGTGAGCGGCTGCAGTTCATGCAAGCTCTGCAGGAGGTCTGGAGCGTCAACGGGAGAAGCGTGCTCACCGCCTTTGACCTTTCGGGGTTCCCACTTATGTGCGACCTTGGTG GTGGCCCTGGAGCTCTGGCAAAGGAATGCCTGTCTCTGTATCCTGGATGTAAGGTCACCGTTTTCGACGTCCCAGAAGTGGTGCGGACGGCAAAGCAGCACTTCTCATTCCCGGAGGAGGAAGAGATTCACCTCCAGGAAG GGGATTTCTTTAAAGACCCTCTTCCGGAAGCAGATCTGTACATCCTGGCCAGGATCCTCCATGACTGGGCAGATGGAAAATGTTCACACCTGCTGGAGAGGGTCTACCATACTTGCAAGCCAG GTGGTGGCATTCTGGTAATTGAAAGCCTCCTGGATGAAGACAGGCGGGGCCCTCTGCTCACGCAGCTCTACTCTCTGAACATGCTTGTGCAGACAGAAGGGCAGGAGAGGACCCCCACCCACTACCACATGCTCCTCTCCTCTGCTGGCTTCAGAGACTTCCAGTTTAAGAAAACAGGAGCCATTTATGATGCCATTTTAGTCAGGAAATAA